One window of Deltaproteobacteria bacterium genomic DNA carries:
- a CDS encoding acyl-CoA dehydrogenase family protein — protein sequence MVNFQPTEEQQLIRDTIAGFAQEIIRPAAHEADETGLIPSSLVQQAWELGITQSTIPEAWGGAGEIPSAFTGALICEELAWADLAIALHLLAPRLVIQPVLALGNDTQQQHVLPAYTEPTFTAGTAAVMEPRFGFDVNELATTATRRNEDILLNGAKCYTPLAAEARHLLVYARSESGVAAFLVPRDTPGLVIGEREKNMGMKALATYELTLNDCRLPASAQLNGALSPLLNRSRVALSALAVGVARAAFDYARDYAKERRAFGTAIAQKQAIAFMLADMAIEIDAARLLTWEAAWKIDAGQDTPLEAVSGATREACLAKNYAANMVLKVTDNAVQILGGHGYIRDHPVELWLRNGRGFATFEGLAMV from the coding sequence ATGGTCAATTTTCAACCAACGGAAGAACAACAACTGATTCGCGACACCATTGCCGGCTTCGCGCAAGAGATTATTCGCCCGGCCGCACACGAGGCCGATGAAACTGGGCTCATCCCTTCTTCTCTCGTCCAACAGGCCTGGGAGCTAGGCATTACCCAAAGCACGATCCCTGAAGCCTGGGGCGGTGCCGGAGAAATTCCCTCGGCATTCACCGGAGCCTTGATCTGCGAGGAACTGGCCTGGGCGGACCTCGCTATCGCCCTGCATTTGCTCGCGCCACGCTTGGTCATCCAACCAGTCCTTGCCCTCGGCAACGACACTCAGCAGCAGCACGTGTTACCGGCCTATACTGAGCCAACGTTTACTGCCGGGACGGCAGCAGTGATGGAGCCTCGTTTCGGATTCGATGTCAACGAATTGGCCACCACCGCCACTCGACGGAATGAAGATATTCTGCTTAACGGTGCCAAGTGTTACACACCGCTCGCCGCCGAGGCGCGGCATCTCCTGGTCTACGCACGAAGCGAAAGTGGAGTTGCCGCCTTCCTCGTCCCCCGCGACACGCCGGGGCTCGTCATTGGGGAACGCGAAAAGAACATGGGGATGAAAGCCCTGGCCACCTATGAACTGACGCTCAACGACTGCCGCCTCCCGGCCTCGGCGCAACTGAACGGTGCCCTTTCCCCGTTGCTGAATCGCTCTCGTGTGGCCTTGTCCGCGCTCGCGGTTGGGGTCGCGCGCGCGGCGTTCGACTATGCCCGCGATTACGCCAAGGAGCGGCGCGCCTTCGGCACCGCGATTGCCCAGAAGCAAGCCATTGCCTTCATGCTTGCGGATATGGCTATCGAAATCGACGCGGCGCGTCTCCTGACCTGGGAAGCGGCGTGGAAGATCGATGCCGGGCAGGACACGCCTCTAGAAGCTGTGTCGGGCGCAACGCGGGAAGCGTGTTTAGCCAAGAATTATGCCGCGAACATGGTGCTCAAGGTTACGGATAATGCCGTACAGATTCTCGGCGGGCATGGGTATATTCGCGATCATCCGGTGGAACTCTGGCTGCGCAATGGCCGTGGATTCGCCACGTTTGAAGGGCTGGCAATGGTATAG
- a CDS encoding acyl-CoA dehydrogenase family protein, which produces MIDFSLSTDIINARAMVHMVAETDMRPLSREYDEREHEKPMEWLTMMWNASKGLVSIGGDRKEARGERKAAEKQVRMAVIIEELSWGDAGLYLSIPNAGLGGAAVMAAGTQEQKERFLARFRDGAPKWGAMAITEPGCGSDSAAITTTAVRDSDQWVLNGTKIFCTSGLMAVEKSEGFVVVWATVDKTAGRAGIKAFIVDHHTPGMTVAKVENKMGIRASDTAMLVFEDCRIPIENILGSPEVQQSTEGFKGVMATFDATRPIVAASAIGIGRAAVDFLREVLQKEGVTIRYHVPPTKLTTVERDFMEMEANLQAARLLTWRASWMMDQGLQNSLEASMAKAKAGLAVTQVTQKAVELLGPLGYSRKNLVEKWMRDAKINDIFEGTQQINLLIIARRILGYSSKELS; this is translated from the coding sequence ATGATCGACTTCTCTCTTTCCACGGACATTATCAACGCGCGCGCCATGGTGCATATGGTGGCGGAAACCGACATGCGTCCGCTCTCACGCGAGTACGACGAGCGCGAGCACGAAAAACCCATGGAATGGCTCACCATGATGTGGAATGCCTCGAAAGGGCTCGTGAGTATCGGTGGCGACAGAAAGGAAGCGCGTGGCGAACGCAAAGCTGCGGAGAAACAGGTACGCATGGCCGTGATCATCGAAGAATTGTCATGGGGCGATGCCGGCCTGTATCTGAGCATTCCCAATGCCGGTCTCGGTGGGGCCGCCGTCATGGCCGCAGGAACACAAGAGCAAAAAGAGCGCTTCCTGGCCCGTTTTCGCGACGGCGCACCCAAATGGGGAGCGATGGCGATCACCGAACCTGGCTGCGGCTCCGATTCGGCGGCGATTACCACCACGGCGGTTCGCGATAGCGATCAGTGGGTACTCAACGGCACCAAGATCTTTTGCACCAGCGGACTCATGGCAGTGGAGAAATCGGAAGGGTTCGTCGTCGTCTGGGCGACGGTCGATAAAACTGCGGGACGCGCGGGGATCAAGGCGTTTATCGTCGATCACCATACTCCCGGCATGACGGTGGCCAAGGTCGAAAACAAAATGGGCATCCGCGCCTCGGACACCGCCATGCTGGTCTTCGAGGACTGCCGCATCCCGATCGAGAACATTCTCGGCAGCCCGGAAGTCCAGCAATCGACCGAAGGCTTCAAAGGTGTCATGGCCACGTTCGACGCCACGCGCCCCATTGTCGCCGCCAGCGCCATTGGCATCGGTCGCGCTGCTGTCGATTTCCTGCGGGAGGTGTTGCAAAAAGAAGGCGTGACAATTCGCTACCACGTACCGCCAACGAAACTCACCACGGTGGAGCGCGACTTCATGGAGATGGAAGCCAATCTACAAGCGGCGCGGCTCCTGACGTGGCGCGCGTCCTGGATGATGGATCAAGGCCTGCAGAACAGCCTGGAAGCCTCGATGGCCAAAGCCAAGGCCGGCCTCGCCGTGACCCAAGTCACGCAAAAAGCCGTAGAGCTGCTCGGCCCGCTCGGCTATTCGCGAAAAAATTTGGTCGAGAAATGGATGCGCGACGCGAAGATCAACGACATCTTCGAGGGAACGCAACAGATCAATTTACTGATTATCGCACGACGGATTCTAGGCTATTCGAGTAAAGAACTCAGCTAG
- the sucD gene encoding succinate--CoA ligase subunit alpha — MSILVNKNTKVLTQGITGATGQLHTRACKEYGTQMVAGVTPGRGGTDFEGIPIFDTVEQAVSATGANASVIYVPPPFAADAIMESVDAGVLLVICITEGIPVLDMVRVKRYMQGKSSRLIGPNCPGVITPGECKIGIMPGYIHKPGTIGVVSRSGTLTYEAVHQLTQLGIGQSSCVGIGGDPVNGTNFIEVLRMFQDDPQTEGVVMIGEIGGSAEEEAAAFIKANVTKPVAAFIGGQTAPKGKRMGHAGAIIAGGSGTAAEKIKALREAGAHIIPSPAEMGVTLARAMGKL, encoded by the coding sequence GTGAGCATCCTTGTCAATAAAAATACCAAAGTTCTTACCCAAGGCATTACCGGCGCGACCGGGCAACTCCACACCCGCGCCTGTAAGGAATACGGCACCCAGATGGTGGCCGGTGTCACGCCCGGTCGCGGTGGGACTGATTTCGAGGGGATTCCGATTTTCGACACTGTCGAACAAGCGGTCAGCGCGACCGGTGCCAATGCCTCGGTCATTTACGTACCGCCGCCGTTTGCCGCCGATGCGATCATGGAATCGGTGGATGCCGGGGTGCTGCTGGTCATTTGCATTACTGAAGGCATTCCCGTGCTCGATATGGTGCGGGTCAAGCGCTACATGCAGGGCAAAAGCTCGCGGCTCATCGGACCAAACTGTCCCGGCGTCATTACTCCCGGCGAATGCAAGATCGGCATTATGCCTGGTTACATTCACAAGCCAGGGACCATCGGGGTGGTTTCTCGTAGTGGCACCCTGACCTACGAAGCGGTGCATCAATTAACGCAACTTGGCATCGGCCAATCGAGCTGCGTCGGTATCGGTGGCGACCCGGTCAATGGCACCAACTTCATCGAGGTGCTGCGCATGTTTCAGGACGATCCACAAACCGAAGGGGTGGTGATGATCGGTGAGATTGGCGGCAGCGCCGAAGAAGAAGCGGCGGCGTTCATCAAAGCCAATGTGACAAAGCCGGTGGCGGCGTTCATCGGTGGGCAAACCGCGCCGAAGGGCAAACGCATGGGTCATGCCGGCGCTATTATCGCTGGCGGGAGCGGCACCGCTGCGGAGAAGATCAAAGCGCTACGCGAAGCCGGCGCTCACATTATTCCCAGCCCGGCGGAGATGGGCGTGACGCTGGCGAGGGCGATGGGAAAGTTGTAA
- the sucC gene encoding ADP-forming succinate--CoA ligase subunit beta encodes MNIHEYQAKEILRKYGVAVLKGKVAFTPEEAEAAATELGGGLCVVKAQIHAGGRGKAGGVKLAKTPQEAKAIAASLLGKKLVTHQTGPEGKEVQKVFVEQGCEIAKEYYLGIVLDRVTSRVTFMASSEGGVEIEEVASHSPEKILREAVDPAVGFNDFAGRKLAYGLGLPKDSVNKAVGFMRGLYRAFVESDASMMEINPLVLTKSGDLIALDAKIGFDDNALFRHKDIQEMRDVTEENPKEVEASKFDLNYIALDGSIGCMVNGAGLAMATMDIIKFYGAEPANFLDVGGGATTEKVTEAFKIILSDKNVKGVLVNIFGGIMRCDIVATGVVEAAKQVKLSVPLVVRLEGTNVDLGRKILAESGLNITPANDLADGARKIVEAVKARG; translated from the coding sequence ATGAACATTCATGAGTACCAAGCCAAAGAGATTCTCCGCAAATACGGCGTTGCGGTGCTCAAAGGCAAGGTGGCTTTTACGCCGGAAGAGGCTGAGGCTGCCGCAACCGAGTTAGGCGGCGGTCTGTGTGTGGTTAAAGCGCAAATTCATGCCGGTGGCCGTGGCAAGGCCGGCGGTGTGAAACTGGCGAAAACTCCGCAAGAAGCGAAAGCGATTGCGGCGTCGTTGCTAGGCAAAAAACTGGTGACGCACCAGACTGGCCCCGAGGGGAAAGAAGTGCAGAAAGTTTTCGTCGAGCAGGGCTGCGAAATCGCCAAAGAGTACTATCTGGGCATCGTGCTCGACCGCGTGACCTCACGCGTCACATTTATGGCGAGTTCCGAGGGCGGTGTTGAGATTGAAGAAGTGGCGTCGCACTCGCCGGAGAAAATTCTGCGCGAGGCAGTCGATCCAGCCGTAGGGTTCAACGATTTCGCAGGACGCAAACTCGCCTATGGTCTGGGGCTACCAAAAGATTCGGTGAATAAAGCCGTCGGTTTCATGCGTGGCCTGTACCGCGCTTTCGTCGAAAGCGACGCTTCAATGATGGAAATCAATCCGCTGGTGTTGACCAAGTCCGGTGATCTGATCGCACTCGACGCCAAAATCGGCTTCGATGACAATGCGCTGTTTCGCCACAAAGACATTCAAGAAATGCGCGATGTCACGGAAGAGAATCCGAAAGAAGTCGAAGCCTCGAAGTTCGACCTTAACTATATCGCGCTTGATGGCAGTATCGGTTGCATGGTCAACGGGGCCGGACTGGCGATGGCGACGATGGACATCATCAAATTCTATGGTGCCGAACCGGCGAACTTTCTCGATGTCGGCGGCGGCGCCACAACAGAGAAAGTGACGGAAGCTTTCAAGATCATCTTGTCGGACAAGAACGTCAAAGGCGTGTTGGTGAACATCTTCGGTGGCATCATGCGTTGCGATATCGTAGCGACCGGCGTGGTCGAAGCCGCCAAACAAGTGAAGTTGTCCGTGCCTCTGGTCGTGCGGCTGGAAGGTACCAATGTCGATCTCGGAAGGAAAATCCTGGCGGAGTCCGGGTTGAATATTACCCCGGCCAACGATCTAGCGGATGGTGCCAGGAAGATCGTCGAGGCAGTAAAGGCAAGAGGATAA
- the fumC gene encoding class II fumarate hydratase: MSQKNVRTETDSMGAIEVASDRYWGAQTERSRTNFPIGVARFRFPRSVIRALGVLKKGAALANGELGELPKEKVDLIVRAADEVISGQLDEHFPLVVFQTGSGTQTNMNANEVISNRAIELAGGAMGSKKPIHPNDDVNRGQSSNDTFPTAMHIAAVEQLEDVLLPAVTRLRNTLHAKSEQFNRVVKVGRTHLQDATPVTLGQEIGGWVAQLDAALAGVRRTIPGLCELAIGGTAVGTGLNAHPKFGDVAAAKMAAETGRPFISAPNKFAALSAHDAMVTASASLRTLAGALMKIANDVRWLACGPRAGIGEILIPENEPGSSIMPGKVNPTQSEALTMVAVQVFGNDAAVAFGGSQGNFQLNVFKPVMIHNLLESVQLIADACGAFNDHCAVGIEPNLPVIEAHLRDSLMTVTALNPHIGYEKAAEIAKKAHKDGTNLKTAALALGHVTAEQFDQWVRPEKMTGQ; the protein is encoded by the coding sequence ATGAGTCAGAAAAACGTCAGAACCGAAACCGATAGCATGGGGGCCATTGAAGTCGCCTCCGACCGCTACTGGGGCGCTCAGACCGAACGTTCACGTACGAACTTTCCTATCGGCGTGGCGCGGTTTCGCTTTCCTCGGTCCGTCATTCGCGCCCTTGGCGTGCTCAAGAAGGGCGCTGCCCTGGCGAACGGCGAACTGGGCGAGCTGCCGAAAGAGAAAGTAGATCTCATCGTCCGCGCGGCTGACGAAGTCATTTCGGGCCAATTGGATGAGCACTTTCCGCTCGTGGTGTTCCAGACCGGGTCCGGCACGCAGACCAACATGAACGCCAACGAGGTGATCTCGAACCGCGCGATCGAACTCGCCGGCGGTGCCATGGGCTCGAAGAAGCCGATTCACCCGAATGACGATGTCAATCGCGGACAAAGCTCGAACGACACATTTCCCACGGCCATGCACATCGCGGCCGTCGAGCAACTCGAAGATGTTCTTCTTCCCGCGGTGACCCGGCTCCGCAACACATTGCATGCGAAGTCGGAACAGTTTAACCGTGTGGTCAAAGTCGGTCGCACCCATTTACAAGACGCCACCCCGGTGACTTTAGGGCAAGAAATCGGTGGCTGGGTGGCGCAGCTTGACGCCGCGCTGGCTGGCGTGCGTCGGACGATTCCCGGACTGTGCGAACTCGCCATTGGCGGCACGGCGGTGGGGACGGGGCTGAATGCCCACCCGAAGTTTGGCGACGTGGCGGCGGCAAAAATGGCGGCGGAAACAGGTCGCCCGTTCATTTCGGCACCGAACAAATTCGCGGCGCTCTCCGCACACGACGCGATGGTGACGGCGAGCGCGTCATTACGGACACTCGCCGGTGCCCTGATGAAGATCGCTAATGACGTTCGCTGGCTCGCGTGTGGTCCGCGTGCCGGCATTGGTGAGATTCTGATTCCAGAAAACGAGCCGGGCTCGTCGATCATGCCAGGAAAAGTGAACCCGACGCAGTCGGAAGCGCTGACGATGGTGGCGGTACAAGTGTTTGGCAACGATGCCGCTGTGGCATTCGGTGGGTCACAAGGAAACTTTCAGTTGAACGTGTTCAAGCCGGTAATGATCCACAACTTGCTCGAATCCGTGCAATTGATCGCCGATGCCTGTGGGGCTTTCAACGATCACTGCGCGGTCGGGATCGAACCGAATCTTCCGGTCATCGAGGCACACCTCCGCGATTCGCTGATGACGGTGACCGCACTCAACCCCCATATCGGCTATGAAAAAGCGGCGGAGATCGCCAAGAAAGCCCATAAAGACGGGACCAACCTGAAGACGGCGGCGCTGGCGCTCGGCCATGTTACTGCCGAGCAGTTCGACCAATGGGTGCGACCGGAGAAAATGACCGGGCAGTAG
- a CDS encoding fumarate reductase subunit D, producing the protein MARSKNEAFWWSLFAAGGGLAAMVVPVHIIVNGIGEPHGWVSPAGIRALVANPLVKLYLFALFSLPFFHCAHRIRHILYDFGLRGMQAPVAIVCYGAALASTLWAVRVILAL; encoded by the coding sequence ATGGCCAGATCGAAAAACGAAGCTTTTTGGTGGTCCCTTTTTGCCGCTGGTGGTGGTCTTGCTGCCATGGTCGTGCCTGTGCACATCATCGTGAACGGCATAGGCGAACCGCACGGATGGGTGTCGCCAGCCGGGATACGCGCTCTAGTGGCCAATCCGTTAGTGAAGCTCTATTTATTCGCGCTCTTCTCGCTCCCGTTCTTCCACTGCGCCCACCGCATCCGTCACATTCTCTACGATTTCGGCTTGAGAGGGATGCAGGCTCCAGTAGCTATTGTGTGCTACGGCGCAGCTTTGGCCTCCACCCTCTGGGCTGTTCGTGTGATTCTTGCGCTCTGA
- a CDS encoding succinate dehydrogenase/fumarate reductase iron-sulfur subunit, with product MAERTITLEVFRYRPDSEQEPTFQSYTVPYREDWVVLDALNYLKDQTDGTLSFRWSCRMGVCGSCGMMVNGTPRLSCSAFLKEYYPGTVRVEPLANFPVERDLIVGIDDFMNKLKSVKPWIVREKEQPVSEGEYRQSPAQLATFKQYSMCINCLLCYAACPVYGLQPDFVGPAAIALAHRYNLDSRDQGQSLRKEVVFSHEAVWECTFVGECSVVCPKDVDPAGAIQQEKALGALDLVKSMLMPWGSR from the coding sequence ATGGCTGAGCGTACGATCACGCTGGAAGTGTTTCGCTATCGGCCAGATAGCGAACAAGAGCCGACGTTCCAAAGCTACACAGTGCCCTACCGTGAAGACTGGGTCGTCCTAGACGCCCTCAACTACTTGAAGGACCAGACGGATGGTACGTTGTCCTTTCGTTGGTCATGTCGCATGGGTGTGTGTGGAAGCTGCGGGATGATGGTTAACGGTACACCGCGTCTCTCTTGTTCCGCGTTCCTCAAGGAGTACTACCCGGGGACCGTCCGCGTAGAACCCCTGGCCAACTTCCCGGTCGAACGCGATCTGATCGTCGGTATCGACGACTTTATGAACAAGCTCAAGAGCGTGAAGCCCTGGATCGTCCGCGAAAAAGAGCAGCCAGTTTCCGAAGGCGAGTATCGACAGAGCCCGGCGCAGTTAGCGACCTTCAAGCAGTACAGCATGTGTATCAACTGCCTGCTCTGCTACGCCGCCTGCCCGGTGTATGGGCTCCAGCCCGATTTCGTCGGTCCGGCTGCTATTGCGTTGGCGCATCGCTACAACCTCGATTCCCGTGACCAAGGGCAGTCCCTGCGCAAAGAAGTAGTGTTTAGCCATGAGGCAGTGTGGGAATGCACGTTTGTCGGCGAGTGCTCGGTGGTGTGTCCAAAAGATGTCGATCCGGCGGGTGCCATTCAACAAGAGAAGGCTCTCGGCGCTCTAGATCTTGTGAAATCCATGCTGATGCCTTGGGGGTCGCGATGA
- the frdA gene encoding fumarate reductase (quinol) flavoprotein subunit, producing MALVHDVLIIGGGGAGLRAAIAVAEADPKLNVAIVSKVYPMRSHTVAAEGGTAGVIKENDSLEDHMKDTVSGADWLADQDVVELFVKAAPSELIQLEHWGCPWNRESDGRVAVRPFGGMRIERTWFAADKTGFHLLHALFQTSLKYDSIKRYDEWFATKLLMENGRCQGVTAIELRSGLMQPILAKAVVLCTGGGGRIFPFTTNGAIKTGDGMALAYRVGVPLKDMEFVQYHPTGLPGTGILITEAARGEGGILVNKNGRRYLQDYDLGKPLDVTDPRHPQLRTMELGPRDKLSQCFMKERDKGNTIPGPYGDVVHLDLRHLGEEKINKKLPFVRELSENYIGIDPVYQPIPVRPVAHYMMGGVHTDIDAATPVAGLFAAGETACVSINGANRLGSNSLTELLVFGARAGRSAADFAKAQSKIDTTALETQAKDEQARIRKNFLAKMDGKERIATIRTEMTSAMEAGAGIYREEASLRATCDKIAELKERFRNVILDDRSNTYNTELTSVLELENMLEVAEAVANSALHRQESRGSHQRTDFPKRDDEKFLAHSLVYRTEHGPPRIDYKDVVITTYPPAERKYGDK from the coding sequence ATGGCGCTTGTGCACGATGTACTCATTATCGGTGGCGGCGGAGCAGGGCTGCGGGCGGCGATTGCCGTAGCCGAGGCGGACCCGAAGCTCAACGTCGCCATTGTCTCCAAAGTCTATCCGATGCGCAGTCACACTGTGGCGGCGGAGGGCGGGACCGCCGGAGTCATCAAAGAGAACGATAGCCTCGAAGATCACATGAAAGACACTGTCAGCGGGGCTGATTGGCTCGCTGATCAGGATGTGGTCGAACTCTTTGTGAAAGCCGCTCCATCGGAGCTGATTCAGTTGGAACATTGGGGATGTCCGTGGAACCGCGAATCGGATGGGCGGGTGGCCGTGCGTCCCTTCGGCGGGATGCGGATCGAACGCACTTGGTTTGCCGCCGACAAAACCGGTTTCCACCTGCTGCACGCCTTATTCCAAACCTCGCTGAAGTACGACTCCATTAAGCGCTACGACGAATGGTTCGCCACCAAGCTGCTCATGGAGAATGGTCGTTGTCAGGGAGTTACCGCCATCGAGCTGCGTAGTGGCCTCATGCAACCGATTCTTGCTAAAGCGGTTGTGCTCTGTACGGGAGGAGGCGGACGGATTTTCCCCTTTACGACGAACGGGGCGATCAAGACCGGCGACGGGATGGCGTTAGCCTATCGCGTTGGCGTGCCGCTCAAAGACATGGAGTTCGTGCAGTACCACCCCACCGGACTGCCGGGAACCGGTATCCTCATTACCGAGGCTGCTCGTGGGGAAGGCGGCATTCTGGTCAATAAAAATGGACGCCGCTATCTGCAAGACTACGACCTTGGCAAGCCGCTCGATGTCACGGACCCCCGACATCCGCAGTTGCGCACCATGGAGCTGGGGCCACGGGACAAACTCTCGCAGTGCTTCATGAAAGAGAGAGACAAGGGCAACACGATTCCCGGCCCCTATGGCGATGTCGTGCATCTCGACCTCCGCCACTTGGGAGAGGAAAAGATCAACAAGAAGTTGCCGTTCGTGCGAGAACTCTCCGAGAACTACATCGGTATCGATCCCGTGTACCAACCGATTCCTGTCCGCCCGGTCGCCCATTATATGATGGGCGGCGTGCACACCGATATCGACGCGGCGACCCCGGTCGCTGGACTCTTCGCCGCCGGCGAGACCGCCTGTGTGAGCATCAACGGCGCGAACCGGCTCGGTTCAAACTCGCTGACCGAATTGCTGGTCTTTGGCGCTCGTGCCGGGCGCTCCGCCGCCGATTTCGCCAAAGCGCAGTCGAAGATCGATACGACCGCCTTAGAAACGCAGGCGAAAGACGAACAAGCGCGGATACGCAAGAATTTCCTTGCCAAGATGGATGGGAAAGAGCGTATCGCCACTATCCGCACCGAAATGACATCAGCGATGGAGGCGGGGGCCGGTATCTATCGTGAAGAAGCGTCCCTACGGGCAACTTGCGACAAGATTGCCGAACTGAAAGAGCGCTTCCGGAATGTCATTCTGGATGACCGCAGCAACACCTATAACACTGAGCTGACTTCGGTATTAGAACTGGAAAACATGCTCGAGGTTGCCGAGGCGGTAGCGAACAGTGCGCTGCATCGGCAAGAGTCACGCGGCTCGCACCAACGCACGGATTTTCCCAAGCGCGATGACGAGAAGTTTTTGGCTCATTCGTTAGTCTATCGCACGGAGCACGGGCCGCCGCGTATCGACTACAAGGATGTGGTGATTACCACCTACCCACCGGCCGAGCGTAAGTATGGAGACAAGTAA
- the mdh gene encoding malate dehydrogenase — MGRKKIALIGAGNIGGTLAHLCAVKGLGDVVLFDVVEGLPQGKALDLLESGPIEGFDANLVGTNSYTDIQGADVCIVTAGIARKPGMSRDDLLGINCKIMRDVSENIARHAPNAFVIVITNPLDAMVTLAKRVTGFPKNKVVGQAGVLDSSRYRTFIAQELNASVKNVTAMVLGGHGDDMVPVRSYCQVAGIPIERLISAQRLEEIEQRTRQAGGEIVALLKTGSAFYSPAAAAIQMAQAYLNDTKQILPCAAYLEGEYGIHGVYFGVPVQIGAGGIERVVELELNEKEKQEMQVSVSHVQDLVAAMDKVLAANG, encoded by the coding sequence ATGGGTCGAAAAAAGATTGCCCTCATCGGGGCTGGAAATATCGGCGGTACCCTGGCACACCTCTGCGCTGTGAAAGGGCTTGGCGATGTGGTGTTGTTCGATGTAGTTGAGGGGCTTCCGCAAGGGAAAGCCCTCGACCTGCTCGAATCCGGACCGATCGAGGGCTTCGACGCCAATCTCGTCGGGACTAATAGCTATACCGACATTCAAGGTGCCGATGTCTGCATTGTGACGGCTGGCATTGCCCGTAAACCAGGGATGAGCCGTGACGATCTGCTCGGGATCAACTGTAAAATCATGCGCGATGTCTCGGAAAATATCGCCAGACATGCGCCCAATGCCTTCGTGATCGTGATTACCAATCCTCTCGACGCCATGGTCACTCTGGCGAAACGCGTGACTGGGTTTCCTAAGAATAAGGTCGTTGGCCAGGCTGGCGTTTTAGATTCTTCTCGGTACCGAACCTTTATCGCGCAAGAACTAAACGCTTCCGTGAAGAATGTGACGGCGATGGTGCTTGGCGGCCATGGCGATGACATGGTGCCGGTGCGGAGCTACTGCCAGGTGGCTGGGATTCCTATCGAACGGCTGATCTCTGCGCAACGGCTCGAAGAAATCGAACAGAGAACCCGTCAGGCCGGAGGGGAAATCGTGGCACTGCTGAAAACCGGTTCCGCGTTCTACTCTCCGGCGGCAGCCGCCATTCAAATGGCCCAAGCCTACCTAAACGATACCAAGCAAATTCTCCCGTGCGCCGCGTATCTCGAGGGAGAGTATGGCATTCACGGCGTCTACTTCGGCGTCCCGGTGCAGATCGGTGCCGGCGGGATCGAACGAGTCGTCGAGTTAGAGCTGAACGAGAAGGAAAAACAGGAAATGCAGGTGTCGGTCAGCCACGTCCAAGACTTGGTGGCGGCGATGGATAAGGTGCTGGCCGCAAACGGTTGA
- the tsaB gene encoding tRNA (adenosine(37)-N6)-threonylcarbamoyltransferase complex dimerization subunit type 1 TsaB: MNILGIDTATRIASVGLVRDGVTVAERGHLSTANHTETLLPLILQLLEDARCSLHEVQGVGVSIGPGSFTGLRVALGTVKGFAYALGQQVVGVSTLEALARTIGDWEGDICTVLDARKAEVYAAFFQRDAHGVICRKSVDCVVIPHDFFSALDEPCLFLGDGVERYEALLGEQCGSLAKLLPFSQYHPRGGTIAGMAWERLCRGESSEIGTLTPTYVRKPEAEFRRMSGSAVAPSLS, from the coding sequence GTGAACATTCTCGGCATCGACACTGCGACGCGAATCGCGAGCGTGGGGCTTGTTCGCGACGGCGTGACCGTTGCGGAACGAGGTCATCTCTCGACAGCCAATCACACTGAGACGCTTCTCCCACTCATCTTGCAGTTGTTGGAGGACGCTCGCTGCTCGCTCCACGAGGTGCAAGGGGTGGGCGTCTCGATCGGACCGGGCTCCTTCACCGGGCTGCGGGTGGCGCTCGGTACGGTCAAGGGTTTTGCCTATGCCCTGGGGCAGCAAGTCGTCGGCGTTTCCACCTTGGAGGCGCTCGCTCGTACGATCGGCGACTGGGAGGGCGATATCTGCACGGTGCTGGATGCGCGAAAAGCCGAGGTGTACGCGGCTTTTTTTCAGCGCGATGCCCACGGCGTGATCTGCCGAAAATCTGTTGATTGTGTGGTTATACCGCACGATTTTTTTTCCGCTCTCGACGAACCCTGCCTCTTTCTCGGTGACGGCGTCGAACGCTACGAAGCGTTACTCGGAGAGCAGTGTGGCTCTTTGGCCAAGCTCTTGCCCTTCTCTCAGTATCACCCCCGCGGTGGGACGATTGCCGGCATGGCGTGGGAACGATTGTGCCGGGGCGAGTCCAGTGAAATCGGCACGCTCACCCCAACCTACGTTAGGAAACCCGAGGCTGAGTTTCGGCGGATGAGCGGGAGCGCGGTGGCCCCTTCTCTGTCCTAG